From Prevotella sp. oral taxon 299 str. F0039:
CAATGGTGCCATAACAGATGCAGATGGCAAGTTCTCGTTAACCATTCCTAAAGGTGCAACCCTTTTAGTGAGCTACATTGGTATGGTAACTCAAGAGGTGAAACACGCAGGAAGTGGCAGTTTAAACATTGTTTTAAAAAGCAATGCACTAACAATAGACCAAGTGGTGGTGACGGCATTGGGTATTAAACGTGCAGAAAAAGCATTGAGCTATAACGTGCAAAAGGTGTCGGCCGAAGAGCTTACACGCAACAAAGACGCCAACTTTGTTAACTCGCTAGTGGGCAAGGTGGCTGGTGTTCAAATCAATACAGGTGCAGGTGGAGCCGGAAGTGCTGTGCGTGTGGTGATGCGTGGCACAAAGTCTATCGAAAAAAGCAACAACGTTTTGTATGTAATAGATGGTGTTCCGATGTATAATCACTCTTTTGGTGGAGGCGAAGGAACCTACTCAACACCGATGGGTTCGGAGAGTTCGGCCGACATAAACCCCGAAGATATTGAGAGTGTAAACATGTTAACAGGTCCATCGGCTGCGGCTTTATATGGTAGCGACGCTGCCAATGGTGTTGTGATTATTAACACCAAGCGTGGAAGTAAAGACAAAACAACGGTTACGGTGAGCAATAGTAGCACGTTTTCGCATGCTACCTTCTTGCCAAAAACTCAAAACAGCTATGGCACAAGCTCGGGTTTAATGAGCTGGGGAAGCCAACAAAACGGCAATTTCGACATTGCTAAATTTTTCAACACAGGCTCTAACATCATTAATTCGGTGTCGCTATCAACTGGCAATAGCAAAAATCAAACCTATATATCGGTTTCTACTACAAACGCAAAAGGCATTGTTTTAGAAAACACTTATTCACGTTATAATTTCACAGCACGCAACACAACATCGTTTCTTAACGATAAATTATTGTTAGATTTTGGTGCAAACTATATCGTTCAGAAAGATGCCAACATGGTTTCGCAGGGTAAATACAACAACCCTTTGCCTGCTTTGTATTTATTTCCACGAGGAGATAACTTCGATGAAGTTCGCAATTTCGAGCGTTGGGACCCTATTTTGGGCTATATGACACAATATTGGCCCTATGGAGAAGGGGTGCACTCGTTGCAAAATCCTTATTGGGTTCAAAAGCGAATGACACGCACTACAGACAAACATCGCTATATGTTGAATGCTTCTTTAAAATGGAATGTGCTCGATTGGCTAAATGTTGTTGGACGTGTTAGAGTGGATAACTCAGAATATCGTTTGTTAAATAAGAATTATGCTTCGACTCTTTTAACCATTTCGGATGCGAATGGAGGCTACGGAGACCAAACACAACACGACCGAACAATATATGGTGATGTGATGGTTAACATCAACAAACGTTTTGGAGAGGATTATAATCTCACGGCGAACATTGGTACTTCGATTAAAGATCAAATGTTTGAGTCAGCAGGAGGAACAGGTAATTTGTTGCTACCAAACTTCTTTGCGATGAACAACATTAACTATTCGAATAAGTATAAAACCATTCAAGAGGGCTGGCACGACCAAACTCAATCGATATTTGGATCGGTGGAACTGGGCTATAAAGATATGCTTTACTTAACAGTTACAGGCAGAAACGACTGGGCTTCGCAGTTAGCTTATTCTGATCAGCCGTCGTTCTTCTATCCTTCAGTGGGCGTTTCGGCTGTAATTTCTAACATGGTTAAGCTTCCTAAGTGGATTACTTTTGTAAAAATGCGTGCCTCTTATTCTGATGTTGCTTCGGCTTTTGATCGTTTCTTGTCTAATCCAAGCTATCATTTCAATAACCAAACCCATTTGTGGGAGAAGTCGAATATCGCTCCATTAGAACACATGAAACCCGAGAACACACGCTCGTGGGAACTTGGATTGAACTCTAAATTTTTAAATAACACCATCAATTTAGATGTAACCCTATATCGCTCGAACACCTATAACCAAACAATTTATGGCAAAACAAGTACATCTTCGTTGTATTCTGAACAAATTGTGCAAAGCGGAAACGTACAAAACCAAGGTATAGAGCTAACGTTGGGCTATCGTAACACATTCGGAAAAATTGGCGTTGCATCGACTCTCACCTACACATTAAACCAAAATAGAATTAAAGAATTATCAAAAGCAAGCGTCAATAGCGAGGGTATTCCTGAAATTCAAAAAGCCTATTTGGGTGCAAGCTCTGTTGCTCCACAAGT
This genomic window contains:
- a CDS encoding SusC/RagA family TonB-linked outer membrane protein, which translates into the protein MKTGKIFPVSVFLSCCCLEAFASTPANSTHLLGRSSMDLSPNVTALENREAQQSNSDVKVTGRVVDEAGEPVIGATIRIKGAKAATNGAITDADGKFSLTIPKGATLLVSYIGMVTQEVKHAGSGSLNIVLKSNALTIDQVVVTALGIKRAEKALSYNVQKVSAEELTRNKDANFVNSLVGKVAGVQINTGAGGAGSAVRVVMRGTKSIEKSNNVLYVIDGVPMYNHSFGGGEGTYSTPMGSESSADINPEDIESVNMLTGPSAAALYGSDAANGVVIINTKRGSKDKTTVTVSNSSTFSHATFLPKTQNSYGTSSGLMSWGSQQNGNFDIAKFFNTGSNIINSVSLSTGNSKNQTYISVSTTNAKGIVLENTYSRYNFTARNTTSFLNDKLLLDFGANYIVQKDANMVSQGKYNNPLPALYLFPRGDNFDEVRNFERWDPILGYMTQYWPYGEGVHSLQNPYWVQKRMTRTTDKHRYMLNASLKWNVLDWLNVVGRVRVDNSEYRLLNKNYASTLLTISDANGGYGDQTQHDRTIYGDVMVNINKRFGEDYNLTANIGTSIKDQMFESAGGTGNLLLPNFFAMNNINYSNKYKTIQEGWHDQTQSIFGSVELGYKDMLYLTVTGRNDWASQLAYSDQPSFFYPSVGVSAVISNMVKLPKWITFVKMRASYSDVASAFDRFLSNPSYHFNNQTHLWEKSNIAPLEHMKPENTRSWELGLNSKFLNNTINLDVTLYRSNTYNQTIYGKTSTSSLYSEQIVQSGNVQNQGIELTLGYRNTFGKIGVASTLTYTLNQNRIKELSKASVNSEGIPEIQKAYLGASSVAPQVILREGGTMSDIYIKHELKRDPNGNIAIDPSSGNLSMQETGLRKAGRLAPNYNMGWNNSISYQGLTLGFVVSARVGGLVYSATQGILDYYGGSQASADARNNGGVPINYGKIDAKKYYQTISTAEGGYGTYYLYSATNVRLQELSLSYDFPKKWFHNKLNLSVGLLARNLWMIYCKAPFDPELSASTSSNFYQGVDYFMQPSTRNIGFNVKVQF